One genomic window of Conger conger chromosome 9, fConCon1.1, whole genome shotgun sequence includes the following:
- the LOC133136700 gene encoding histone-lysine N-methyltransferase PRDM9-like isoform X2, translated as MEEERLEMIIIKKEGMDEDVETSDPQGGLNVNEERAVELDGGERSLIADEQTAPVVGTEELSEQYSSRHSVWEDGPLSPVLKAEPEDETINFQHKGTELNTGRLNNLGNEYVLFERPSQLDTFFMRGNSETETEGPACSYSAKTSSEKFPGHSELRLGPTTLKVGDKSLSLDGKPTVLLETDSFEREAGMSSAWNKETLPVYSQYRRNKKDWSTEKLQSENVTNVYGTHVQMAPRHNTVVPKSKAPAMNRYVPNNQSFTTSLGMKAYHKAGTRKKRFICTFCGKGFPSLHNLETHVRVHTGERPFICAQCGKRFTQSGHLKAHQSVHTGERPYMCTQCGKGFTGKHNLKVHQQRTHSSESNVG; from the exons ATGGAGGAGGAAAGGCTGGAAATGATAATCATCAAAAAGGAAGGAATGGATGAGGATGTGGAGACCAGCGACCCACAAGGAGGCCTAAACGTCAATGAAGAGA GAGCTGTGGAATTAGATGGGGGTGAAAGGTCTCTCATTGCAGATGAACAGACTGCACCTGTAGTTGGCACAGAGGAGCTATCTGAGCAGTACAGCAGCAGACACAGCGTTTGGGAAGATGGCCCCCTGAGCCCTGTTCTCAAGGCAGAACCAGAGGATGAGACCATAAACTTCCAGCATAAAGGAACTGAGCTTAATACAGGAAGATTGAACAACCTGGGCAATGAGTATGTTTTGTTTGAGAGACCCAGTCAGTTGGACACTTTTTTTATGCGGGGCAActcagaaacagagacagagggtcCTGCCTGCTCTTACTCTGCCAAAACCAGCTCGGAGAAGTTTCCAGGTCACTCAGAGCTACGGCTTGGTCCTACCACATTGAAAGTGGGTGATAAGAGTCTCTCTCTTGATGGGAAACCAACTGTTTTACTGGAGACTGACTCATTTGAAAGGGAGGCTGGGATGAGCTCTGCATGGAACAAAGAGACCCTTCCTGTTTATTCACAATACAGACGTAACAAAAAAGACTGGAGCACTGAAAAATTGCAGTCGGAGAATGTTACCAATGTATATGGCACACATGTGCAAATGGCACCAAGACACAACACAGTGGTTCCAAAATCAAAGGCACCAGCTATGAATAGATATGTACCTAACAATCAAAGTTTTACCACATCATTAGGCATGAAAGCCTATCATAAAGCTGGCACAAGAAAGAAACGATTCATTTGCACCTTCTGCGGAAAAGGATTTCCTTCTCTTCACAACCTTGAAACACATGTGAGAGTTCACACTGGAGAAAGACCATTCATttgtgcacagtgtgggaagaggTTCACTCAGTCAGGTCATCTGAAAGCACATCAGAGTGTTCACACTGGGGAAAGACCAtacatgtgtacacaatgtGGGAAAGGATTTACTGGAAAACATAACCTTAAAGTGCACCAGCAGAGAACACACTCCTCAGAATCCAATGTTGGGTGA
- the LOC133136700 gene encoding sal-like protein 1 isoform X1 has translation MNSSSFLFFNCNLSGQVAKMSSYVAFHTRLTSIMDQLTKAAIAEICGLVDDGYALLHLELTRSKKEVEGLKKKLQMMEPRIARGSVEGTGHSGGEAPICSERHLDDGLCATAEGAFSVGCRMSVSVRRDREPSSMDKETIPVQSPGGKSVEMEEERLEMIIIKKEGMDEDVETSDPQGGLNVNEERAVELDGGERSLIADEQTAPVVGTEELSEQYSSRHSVWEDGPLSPVLKAEPEDETINFQHKGTELNTGRLNNLGNEYVLFERPSQLDTFFMRGNSETETEGPACSYSAKTSSEKFPGHSELRLGPTTLKVGDKSLSLDGKPTVLLETDSFEREAGMSSAWNKETLPVYSQYRRNKKDWSTEKLQSENVTNVYGTHVQMAPRHNTVVPKSKAPAMNRYVPNNQSFTTSLGMKAYHKAGTRKKRFICTFCGKGFPSLHNLETHVRVHTGERPFICAQCGKRFTQSGHLKAHQSVHTGERPYMCTQCGKGFTGKHNLKVHQQRTHSSESNVG, from the exons ATGAATAGTAGtagttttctatttttcaaTTGCAACTTAAGTGGTCAGGTAGCGAAAATGTCGAGCTATGTTGCTTTCCATACACGTTTAACTTCCATCATGGATCAATTAACTAAAGCAGCCATAGCAGAAATTTGCGGACTTGTAGATGATGGCTATGCGCTTTTACACTTGGAACTGACTCGAAGTAAAAAGGAGGTAGAAGGTTTAAAGAAGAAATTACAGATGATGGAGCCGAGGATTGCGCGAGGCTCTGTGGAGGGAACTGGTCACTCCGGTGGTGAGGCTCCCATTTGCAGTGAAAGACATTTAG ATGATGGTCTCTGTGCAACTGCAGAAGGAGCTTTTTCTGTTGGTTGTCGTATGTCTGTCAGTGTGCGGAGAGATAGAGAGCCTTCATCTATGGATAAGGAAACCATTCCTGTTCAATCCCCGGGGGGCAAG TCTGTAGAAATGGAGGAGGAAAGGCTGGAAATGATAATCATCAAAAAGGAAGGAATGGATGAGGATGTGGAGACCAGCGACCCACAAGGAGGCCTAAACGTCAATGAAGAGA GAGCTGTGGAATTAGATGGGGGTGAAAGGTCTCTCATTGCAGATGAACAGACTGCACCTGTAGTTGGCACAGAGGAGCTATCTGAGCAGTACAGCAGCAGACACAGCGTTTGGGAAGATGGCCCCCTGAGCCCTGTTCTCAAGGCAGAACCAGAGGATGAGACCATAAACTTCCAGCATAAAGGAACTGAGCTTAATACAGGAAGATTGAACAACCTGGGCAATGAGTATGTTTTGTTTGAGAGACCCAGTCAGTTGGACACTTTTTTTATGCGGGGCAActcagaaacagagacagagggtcCTGCCTGCTCTTACTCTGCCAAAACCAGCTCGGAGAAGTTTCCAGGTCACTCAGAGCTACGGCTTGGTCCTACCACATTGAAAGTGGGTGATAAGAGTCTCTCTCTTGATGGGAAACCAACTGTTTTACTGGAGACTGACTCATTTGAAAGGGAGGCTGGGATGAGCTCTGCATGGAACAAAGAGACCCTTCCTGTTTATTCACAATACAGACGTAACAAAAAAGACTGGAGCACTGAAAAATTGCAGTCGGAGAATGTTACCAATGTATATGGCACACATGTGCAAATGGCACCAAGACACAACACAGTGGTTCCAAAATCAAAGGCACCAGCTATGAATAGATATGTACCTAACAATCAAAGTTTTACCACATCATTAGGCATGAAAGCCTATCATAAAGCTGGCACAAGAAAGAAACGATTCATTTGCACCTTCTGCGGAAAAGGATTTCCTTCTCTTCACAACCTTGAAACACATGTGAGAGTTCACACTGGAGAAAGACCATTCATttgtgcacagtgtgggaagaggTTCACTCAGTCAGGTCATCTGAAAGCACATCAGAGTGTTCACACTGGGGAAAGACCAtacatgtgtacacaatgtGGGAAAGGATTTACTGGAAAACATAACCTTAAAGTGCACCAGCAGAGAACACACTCCTCAGAATCCAATGTTGGGTGA